Proteins co-encoded in one Chitinophagales bacterium genomic window:
- a CDS encoding tetratricopeptide repeat protein, giving the protein MISSYWQYFMTCFMSICLIFSACNQQDTDTSVKQTEEVPDEADKIEGEKMPSAQSAMEQNLKIRLLSDRIIKDSLNSELYFTRGNAYLEEGRAEYAVGDFIKAIKLDSTQSSYYLAAAEIYFKSQQLPPAIRIMERAIRNIPKESLQLHLELGKYYFYVGKNKEATKEIDGVLAQDANIAEAYFWKGMIARDEKKTKDAITNLKKSLQLEPDAYNPNMILAQVLAEQGSAECVKYYDKASEIDPLSIEAVYAKAIFLQENKQEDEALKAYTKIISISPQFQDAHYNTGYIYFQKGDFERAKKSFLAAIRVSPAFAKAYYMRGYCDEKLGNKAAAKADYELALKFEPELKLAEEGLERVK; this is encoded by the coding sequence ATGATTAGCAGTTATTGGCAATATTTTATGACGTGTTTTATGTCGATTTGTTTGATTTTTTCGGCATGTAATCAACAGGATACAGATACTTCGGTAAAACAGACAGAAGAAGTTCCTGATGAAGCGGACAAAATAGAAGGTGAAAAAATGCCCTCTGCCCAATCTGCAATGGAACAAAACCTCAAAATTCGCTTGTTGTCAGACCGCATTATCAAGGATTCACTCAATTCAGAACTTTATTTTACTAGAGGAAATGCGTATTTGGAGGAAGGTCGAGCAGAATATGCTGTTGGGGATTTCATCAAAGCCATCAAATTGGATTCTACACAAAGCAGTTATTATTTGGCTGCTGCCGAAATTTACTTCAAATCGCAACAATTGCCGCCTGCTATTCGGATAATGGAACGAGCGATTCGCAACATTCCAAAGGAATCGCTGCAATTGCATTTAGAGTTGGGAAAGTATTATTTTTATGTGGGTAAAAACAAAGAAGCGACCAAAGAAATTGATGGGGTATTGGCGCAAGATGCCAATATTGCAGAGGCTTACTTTTGGAAAGGAATGATTGCGAGGGATGAGAAAAAAACGAAAGATGCGATTACCAACCTCAAAAAATCACTGCAATTGGAGCCAGATGCCTACAATCCCAATATGATTTTGGCTCAGGTATTGGCTGAACAAGGAAGTGCAGAATGTGTGAAGTATTACGATAAGGCATCTGAAATTGACCCACTTTCTATTGAAGCAGTTTATGCCAAAGCCATCTTTTTGCAGGAAAATAAACAGGAAGACGAAGCATTAAAGGCTTATACCAAGATAATTTCCATCAGTCCACAATTTCAAGATGCTCATTACAATACGGGTTATATCTACTTTCAAAAAGGGGATTTTGAACGAGCCAAAAAGAGTTTTCTCGCTGCAATTCGGGTTTCTCCTGCTTTTGCGAAGGCCTATTATATGCGTGGTTACTGCGATGAAAAATTGGGTAACAAAGCGGCTGCAAAAGCGGATTATGAGTTAGCATTGAAGTTTGAACCTGAATTGAAGTTGGCGGAGGAGGGTTTGGAGCGAGTGAAGTGA
- the thrS gene encoding threonine--tRNA ligase, with protein MINITFPDGNVRQYEAGVTGLDVAKSLSNSLAKKVLSVKVNDEVWDATRPLTEDATLQLLTWEDTDGQKTFWHSTAHLMAEAIQSLYPQAKFTIGPAIDSGFYYDVDFGGQIPNAKDLEKIEQKMKSLAKLNSKFVRSDVTKAEAAEFYKNNEYKMELIEGLEDGSITFYTQGGFVDLCRGPHIAHTGLIKAFKLTNIAGAFWRGNDANPQLTRIYGVSFPKASDLDHYLEMMEEAKRRDHRKLGTELGLFAFSEKVGSGLPLWLPKGTMLRNILQDFLMSEQTKRGYKMVMTPHIGKKELYVTSGHYAKYGKDSFQPIHTPREGEEYLLKPMNCPHHCEIYKVGQLSYRDLPLRLAEFGTVYRYEQTGELNGLLRVRGFTQDDAHIFCMPEQLKGEFQDVIDLVTLVFSKLGFSEFTAQISLRHKTDRSKYIGSEENWEKAENAIIEAATEKGLNTVIEYDEAAFYGPKLDFMVKDALGRSWQLGTIQVDYNLPERFELEYVGADNQKHRPVMIHRAPFGSFERFIAVLIENSAGNFPLWLAPQQVAILPISDKFLDYAGQVLKELKANGIRAEIDDRAESIKRKIRDSSMQKIPYQLIIGEREEENATVAVRRHGEGNGDKGAMTLVEFLELCNAELQDLKPVVA; from the coding sequence ATGATTAACATCACCTTTCCCGATGGCAATGTACGCCAATATGAAGCAGGCGTAACAGGTTTAGACGTTGCCAAGTCATTGAGTAATAGCTTGGCTAAGAAAGTATTGTCTGTAAAAGTAAATGATGAAGTGTGGGATGCCACACGCCCATTGACCGAAGACGCAACCTTGCAATTACTGACGTGGGAAGATACGGATGGTCAAAAAACATTTTGGCATTCAACAGCGCACTTGATGGCAGAAGCCATTCAATCTCTTTACCCACAAGCTAAATTTACGATTGGCCCTGCAATTGACAGTGGATTTTACTACGATGTGGATTTTGGCGGACAGATTCCGAATGCGAAAGATTTGGAAAAGATTGAGCAGAAAATGAAATCTTTGGCAAAACTCAATAGTAAATTTGTTCGCAGCGATGTGACGAAAGCGGAGGCTGCTGAGTTTTATAAAAACAATGAGTACAAAATGGAACTCATTGAAGGTTTGGAAGATGGAAGCATCACTTTTTATACACAAGGTGGTTTTGTGGATTTGTGTAGAGGTCCACACATTGCCCATACAGGTTTGATTAAAGCCTTCAAATTGACCAACATCGCAGGCGCATTTTGGAGGGGAAATGATGCGAATCCACAACTGACCCGTATTTATGGGGTTAGTTTTCCAAAAGCGAGCGATTTGGACCATTATCTCGAGATGATGGAAGAAGCCAAAAGACGAGACCATCGAAAATTAGGAACGGAATTGGGTTTGTTTGCTTTTTCGGAGAAAGTGGGTTCTGGTTTACCTTTGTGGTTGCCGAAAGGAACGATGCTGCGAAATATTTTGCAAGACTTTTTGATGAGCGAGCAAACGAAACGTGGCTACAAAATGGTGATGACTCCTCATATTGGAAAAAAAGAATTATATGTAACTTCTGGACATTATGCCAAATATGGTAAAGATTCTTTCCAACCGATTCACACACCGAGGGAAGGTGAGGAATATTTGTTGAAGCCGATGAATTGTCCACATCACTGCGAAATTTACAAAGTGGGGCAGTTGTCTTATCGTGATTTACCGCTTCGATTGGCAGAATTTGGTACAGTGTATCGCTACGAGCAGACAGGTGAATTGAATGGATTGCTGCGGGTTCGTGGCTTTACACAAGATGATGCCCACATTTTCTGTATGCCCGAGCAGTTGAAGGGAGAATTTCAGGATGTGATTGATTTGGTGACTTTGGTGTTTTCCAAATTGGGTTTTAGTGAATTTACTGCTCAGATTTCGCTACGTCACAAGACAGATCGTTCTAAATACATTGGTTCGGAGGAAAATTGGGAAAAGGCAGAAAATGCTATCATCGAAGCAGCTACCGAGAAGGGCTTGAATACGGTAATCGAATACGATGAAGCGGCTTTTTATGGCCCAAAATTGGATTTTATGGTGAAGGATGCACTTGGGCGTTCTTGGCAATTGGGAACGATTCAGGTGGACTACAATCTACCCGAACGTTTTGAGCTAGAGTATGTTGGAGCAGATAATCAAAAGCACCGTCCAGTGATGATTCACCGTGCACCTTTTGGTTCATTTGAGCGATTCATTGCTGTTTTGATTGAAAACAGTGCGGGTAATTTTCCATTGTGGCTAGCACCTCAACAAGTAGCGATTTTACCAATTAGCGATAAATTCTTGGATTATGCAGGACAAGTCTTAAAAGAATTGAAAGCGAATGGTATTCGTGCCGAAATTGATGACCGTGCAGAATCTATCAAGCGAAAAATTCGGGATTCGTCCATGCAAAAAATTCCTTACCAATTGATTATTGGAGAACGTGAGGAAGAAAATGCTACGGTGGCTGTCAGACGACATGGAGAAGGCAACGGAGATAAAGGAGCAATGACATTGGTAGAGTTTTTGGAGCTTTGCAATGCAGAATTGCAAGATTTGAAACCTGTTGTTGCATAA
- the infC gene encoding translation initiation factor IF-3 yields MARPRRKTNRLPQNKGPEHRINERIRVPEVRLVGDNVEQGIHRTSEALKMAYRLNLDLVEIAATARPPVCRIIDYSKFLYEKKRKEKEIKAKTQKTVVKEIRFTPNTDEHDFEFKSKHAERFLIEGSKVKAYVQFKGRAIIFKERGELLLLKFAERLSKYGALEQMPRLDGKRMFAFISPKKVAPKKKTEGSVTNTGESGNTENREISDEEE; encoded by the coding sequence TTGGCAAGACCTAGAAGAAAGACAAACAGGTTACCTCAAAATAAAGGACCTGAACACAGAATTAACGAAAGAATACGTGTACCTGAAGTGCGACTCGTAGGTGACAACGTAGAACAAGGAATTCACAGAACATCTGAGGCTTTGAAAATGGCTTATCGCCTCAATTTAGACCTCGTAGAAATAGCTGCAACTGCACGTCCTCCTGTATGTAGAATCATAGATTACAGTAAGTTTCTGTATGAAAAGAAACGCAAGGAGAAAGAAATTAAGGCCAAAACTCAAAAGACTGTTGTTAAGGAAATTAGGTTTACCCCTAACACAGATGAGCACGATTTTGAGTTTAAATCTAAACATGCTGAGCGTTTTTTGATCGAAGGTTCAAAGGTGAAAGCGTATGTTCAGTTTAAGGGCAGAGCGATTATCTTCAAAGAAAGAGGAGAATTGTTACTCCTGAAATTTGCAGAACGCTTAAGCAAATATGGCGCACTCGAACAAATGCCTCGCTTAGATGGTAAGAGAATGTTTGCGTTTATTAGCCCTAAAAAAGTAGCACCGAAAAAGAAAACCGAAGGTTCTGTAACGAATACTGGAGAAAGCGGCAATACTGAAAACCGAGAAATATCTGATGAAGAAGAATAG
- a CDS encoding lysophospholipid acyltransferase family protein: protein MSRILFYLILKPLSLLPIAVLLRISDLLFVILYYVVGYRKKVVFANLQNSFPNKSSKEIKRIGKQFYQHLCDLIVESIRIFSISEKEIIERCKVKNPEIFDKYFHKGQSILVTAGHFNNWEMLAVGTNPQIPHQMMGVYSSLSNPFFDKKLRESRAKFGIDLVSKKDTKDYFAENASRPVAYFFGTDQSPSSSTRAYWMEFLNQDTAVLFGTEKYAKEYNMPVLFCYIKKVKRGYYEMEFVTIEDHPLQTAYGEITEKHTRLLGEQIRELPQYWLWTHRRWKHKRASEVIGN from the coding sequence ATGAGTCGAATACTTTTTTACCTAATTCTCAAACCACTTTCTTTGCTTCCGATTGCAGTTTTGCTGCGAATCTCTGACTTGCTGTTCGTTATTTTGTACTATGTAGTAGGATATCGTAAGAAAGTGGTATTTGCTAATCTCCAAAACTCTTTTCCAAACAAAAGCTCCAAGGAAATCAAACGTATTGGCAAGCAATTTTATCAACATCTTTGTGATTTGATAGTCGAGTCTATTCGAATATTTAGTATTTCGGAAAAGGAGATAATAGAAAGATGTAAGGTCAAGAATCCAGAAATTTTTGATAAATATTTCCACAAAGGACAAAGTATTTTGGTGACAGCAGGTCACTTCAATAATTGGGAAATGCTGGCAGTTGGCACCAATCCTCAAATCCCGCATCAAATGATGGGCGTTTACAGTTCTCTCTCCAATCCATTTTTCGATAAAAAATTAAGAGAATCACGGGCTAAGTTTGGTATTGACTTGGTTTCAAAAAAAGATACCAAAGATTATTTTGCAGAAAATGCTTCTCGTCCAGTTGCCTATTTTTTTGGTACTGATCAATCCCCCTCTTCCAGCACTCGTGCCTATTGGATGGAATTTTTGAATCAAGATACTGCTGTTTTGTTCGGCACAGAAAAATATGCAAAAGAATACAACATGCCTGTGTTATTTTGCTATATAAAAAAGGTAAAAAGAGGGTACTACGAAATGGAGTTTGTAACCATTGAAGACCATCCTTTACAAACTGCTTATGGAGAAATTACCGAAAAGCATACACGATTGTTGGGAGAACAAATCCGAGAATTACCTCAATATTGGCTATGGACGCACCGTAGATGGAAGCATAAGCGGGCTAGTGAAGTGATTGGTAATTAG
- a CDS encoding MaoC family dehydratase, producing MEFKNFAEFKGMEGKALPTSEWITVTQEMINAFAEATLDFQWIHIDVEKATKYSPFKTPIAHGFMSVSLLSKFVESVAVIKSAKMGVNYGLNTIRFPHHVPVNSRLRAQVTVAKIEDYAENAIKTFWDCVVEIEGVDKPACVAQFITLAFE from the coding sequence ATGGAATTTAAAAATTTTGCCGAGTTTAAGGGAATGGAAGGTAAAGCATTGCCAACCAGTGAGTGGATTACGGTCACGCAAGAGATGATCAATGCTTTTGCAGAAGCTACTTTAGATTTTCAGTGGATTCACATTGATGTCGAAAAAGCTACAAAATATTCACCTTTCAAAACACCGATTGCACATGGATTTATGTCCGTTTCGCTTTTATCGAAGTTCGTGGAAAGTGTGGCAGTCATCAAAAGTGCCAAAATGGGTGTGAATTATGGTCTGAATACTATCCGTTTTCCCCATCACGTACCTGTTAATAGCAGATTAAGAGCACAGGTGACTGTCGCAAAAATAGAAGACTATGCTGAAAATGCCATTAAAACGTTTTGGGATTGTGTCGTAGAGATTGAAGGAGTTGACAAACCTGCCTGTGTGGCACAGTTTATTACATTAGCTTTTGAATAG